GACTACATTGGCTCGGGAGCTAGGGTTTCTACGGGTTgtgggctagggtttcgatcaGTTTGGAGTTCTGAAATTTTTACGTGGGTGCATGCAGGCTGCCTAGCCACATGCGTGTCCATTTGAAAAATGATTTCTGTACTAGTGAAGTATTAAAAATTTGATAAAtcgatttatttgatttatttttaatatatgtatataatattTCTTTAAAAGAACAAACCTTTTATCGGTTTGAGAAGTGTGTTCATAATAAACAAGCGAATCACAAAATCCAAACTCAGGTTATAGTAAGTACGTACCGTACCATGAGTTGTCCTGCTGTGCATATAAAACTGCCATGACTCTAAACAATTTCCCAACAAAAACGGCTTATAAAAGCACGTAGGCTCTCTATATATAGCCGATCAGCTTCCAGCTCTTCATCCCAGCTTGCGTCGTTACCAATTCCTCCTTCACTCGACCACTCCAACAAAACATGGACATCTCTCATCTCCTCCTacgcttcttcctcctccccctcctcgcctTCTCGCTCGACGATGCTCCTCATCTCCATTACTGCACTGAAGCTGCACCaacaactcctcctcctccaccaccaccaccaccattctccttcaaattcgacttctccAACACCTACACCTACCGCCTAGAGGACCTCCGATTCGAGGGCACTGCCGCCGTGCACGGCGCTACCGTCGACCTCACCTGCAACGTCGCCCAGTGCACGACGGGGCGCATGTCCTACGGCCGCGCCGTGCCACTGTGGGACAGAGCCACCAACGAGGTGGCCAGCTTCGCCACCGACTTCGTCTTCAAGATCGTCACACCGGACAACGTCGCCAGGGGAGACggcatggccttcttcctctccaGCTACCCCTCACGCGTTCCCCCCAAACCCAGCGGCCAGAGCTTCGGCCtcatcgccggcgacgccaaCGATGCCGGCGACGGCCCGGACCGGTTCGTCGCCGTCGAGTTCGACACATACGATGACACCTTCGAACGGCCGAGGCCGGCCGGCGACCACATCGGCATCGATGTCAGCAGCGTCGCCGATTCGATCAACACGACGAGCTTGAACTTCAGCAGGAACGGGGCCATGAGGGCGTCCATCACCTTCGACATGTCACCAGGATGCTGGTCGCCACCGTGCAGTTTACTGATCAGACTACTGCTTCGCGTGCTGCCCCTGTTCAGGTGAGTGCGAAACTTGGAGATCCCAGGGCGTTGCTGCCATCGGAGGTGGCCGTGGGATTTTCTACGGCGAACGGCGCAACATTCCAGCTCGATCAGATACTGTCATGGTCGTTCAACTCCACTCTTGCGTCTCCACATCCCGTAACCAAAGGTAAGCAACAGCGACTCTCTCCataccaaaatataagaagttttagaatTGGACACGGTTACTAAGAATAGGCGTAGAATTAAACGGGAAgatgttgtgattggttgagaagtggaggtaAGTGAGAAAAATGAATGTTGGAGGGTtctgattggttgggaagagaatgctgatggaaaaattgttatattttgggacggatgaagtataaCTTTGAATAGTTTCAGTTTTATTTTTGGGTAAAAAAGAAAGTCGACATGTTCTTTTCTgccaagaaaatattttttattttccaaaatCTGGAAAACTAACGAATTCGTGAATTTCAAATATCTTCATTCAAAAATTCACAAATACTTTTAGCTATAGTAAGATTTAGAACAGATAGCACATTTACTTAGTATATATACAGCTTGTTTTTTATCCCGTTAAATTTGTTGTTGATTAATCCGCGGTTACATGCATTATGCATAGGTGTGTTAGCGGCATTGATATTTGTGATCACTTGCATCCATGTTCATTTTCCACGTGATGTGCCGGTATACTGGGAATCTATTCAGCTcaggattatttttttattgatgcAATTTGCACTGATATTGATGCACATGCAAATGCAAGTCATTATTCCATTCCAAATTACACACGCTTTCGTGCCTTATCCATATTTTTCTGCATTTTGCTCCTACTATAGAAACCACATGTTTTACAGATGGCTAGATATAAACAAAAGGAAAATGCCACATTCTTTAGTTACGAATGCAACATCTTTTTTCCAATGGCCAAATGCCTTTCTTTTTCTTAGTTATCTTTATTTATTTCCTATGGAGAATGTAAGGGTAGAATTGATATTTTAAATGTTGAATTTGCATATGCAGGTGATGTGGCATGTACACGTGGCATTTAGCCTTTGCATCTGACCGAACACCATTAATTGTTGCATTTATGTATGCAGCCTTTGGAAATCAATTTCCACGCATCGAGTTTTTCTATACAAAAGAGGGGAAAATAATTTGTATATTCAAATGATTTTGTGTGAAATACATGTGCGTACAGCGTATTCAAACCCAGAACCTCCGGTTGCCCGCGTAGCCTCCATAGCATCTCACCTACAAAAGCACTTCCTACTTCAATGGACATGCTACCTGGTCACATAGAAAAAATatcatcaacaaaaaaaaatatggatctCGTCAAAGTCCACAACTTTTATGTATAACACTGTGTCCATCTAAGGTAGTTTAAAACTCTCTTAAAAATCAGTAATCCAAATAGATATGAAACTGCTAACGTAATTTGGAGTATGTAATTGATCtataatttttaatataaagtttttatttATCCGATTTCatagaaaaaattatgtaaaaaaTGCACGTATGAGTGGAATCATTTTCAGAGAGACACAGTCACTCAAAACAAAACAACTGTCCCAACAAATAAGGCTATATTTATTCATTTTCAAAGAGAAGAACTTAAAACAACCGTATCTGAGAGTCAATTTTCATCTTAATACAGTCAATTTTAAAGGTCTTTCATGACCGCGGGCCCCTGACATAGTGCACAGTAGTGCAACAAAAGAGTCGACCCACTTCAAAAAATAGTTATTTTTGTTGGTGTGCATGAACCGATTATTGGCACATGCTGGACTTAGGAATAACCAGTCCCCATTTTCAAATCCATAGGGCGACTCCCCATCATTGAATATGGTCTCACCGATCACTTACCCATTTTATATCTCTCCTCCTATGGACCTACATCTTTGAATATTCCTAGCATTGAGGTCAAATTATATAGCTACAAAGCAAATTCATTTTGCACCTCATgttattatcatttattttcaaTAACGCACATCTAGCTAATTACTAATAAATACCTGTAAATCTGTTCTCTTGGCACCATGGATATGCAGGTCATCACAAAAAGAAAGGGGCAGCAGGAAAGTTTGCGATTGTTGGAGCTCCCATATTTTTGCTTCTGGTGTAGTCTATCCTGTCATGGTGGAAATGGAGAAGCTCAAGCCGCGACATTGACAAGAGAACTGGAGGTGTTAGGCAGTTCAAGTACAACGAGTTGGCTGCTGCAACGAATCAGTTCTCCTCGGAGAATAGGCTAATTGGAGCTGGTCCGTTCGGAGAAGGCTACAAGGGTTTCTTCAAGGAAATGGGCCGTCATGTTGCGAT
This window of the Oryza sativa Japonica Group chromosome 4, ASM3414082v1 genome carries:
- the LOC107277945 gene encoding bark leucoagglutinin, coding for MDISHLLLRFFLLPLLAFSLDDAPHLHYCTEAAPTTPPPPPPPPPFSFKFDFSNTYTYRLEDLRFEGTAAVHGATVDLTCNVAQCTTGRMSYGRAVPLWDRATNEVASFATDFVFKIVTPDNVARGDGMAFFLSSYPSRVPPKPSGQSFGLIAGDANDAGDGPDRFVAVEFDTYDDTFERPRPAGDHIGTGP